In a single window of the Elaeis guineensis isolate ETL-2024a chromosome 8, EG11, whole genome shotgun sequence genome:
- the LOC105049445 gene encoding uncharacterized protein isoform X1, whose protein sequence is MEGNMSAGNMMAGPSSYGSFDLQVSMAMHQQQHPHGCFHHQQQQPTQTQHQGSVVHQPMNIIFPQSVGQMNEREQQPTLQMMTDYRKVDHGKISTSEEDDTEDGADGHNEDERGKKAAPWHRVKWTDAMVKLLITVISYLNEDTVELDGSAKKKLAVLQKKGKWKLVSKVMAERNCCVSPQQCEDKFNDLNKRYKRLIEILGRGTACKVVENPALLDYRHDLSGKVKDDVRKILSSKHLHYEEMCSYHNKNRLHLPADPEVQRSVQLLLKTSDDNDARKAARDDFDEDDHDEDSDDREDDLEDNDTLLRDIGASCFSKRMKPGLVCEDVSFRNSWGSQNNPRRPHSQSISFDVNQVFPEGPTTPWVQKQLIRSRSIQLEEQKLQIQAEMLEIEKQQFKWKCFRKKKDRELDKMRIQNERMKLENERLALELKRRELELDLN, encoded by the coding sequence ATGGAGGGTAATATGTCGGCAGGGAACATGATGGCGGGGCCTTCTTCTTATGGTTCATTTGATCTCCAAGTTTCGATGGCGATGCATCAGCAACAGCACCCTCATGGATGCTTTCACCATCAGCAGCAACAGCCGACCCAGACCCAACACCAGGGCTCAGTGGTTCATCAACCAATGAACATTATTTTCCCTCAGTCAGTCGGTCAGATGAATGAGCGTGAACAGCAGCCTACGCTTCAGATGATGACGGATTACCGTAAGGTTGACCATGGCAAGATCTCAACAAGTGAGGAGGATGACACCGAGGATGGAGCTGATGGTCACAATGAAGATGAAAGAGGAAAGAAGGCTGCTCCTTGGCACAGAGTGAAGTGGACGGATGCAATGGTTAAGCTTCTCATAACTGTGATTTCTTACTTGAATGAAGATACTGTGGAACTTGATGGTAGTGCGAAGAAAAAACTTGCCGTGTTACAGAAAAAAGGAAAGTGGAAGTTGGTGTCAAAAGTAATGGCTGAGAGAAATTGTTGTGTATCACCTCAACAATGCGAAGACAAGTTTAATGATCTGAATAAAAGGTACAAGAGGCTCATAGAAATTCTTGGCAGGGGCACAGCTTGCAAGGTTGTGGAGAATCCTGCACTATTGGACTATAGGCATGATCTTTCTGGCAAGGTAAAGGATGATGTGAGGAAGATCTTAAGCTCAAAGCATCTTCACTATGAGGAGATGTGCTCGTACCATAACAAGAACCGCTTACATTTACCTGCTGATCCTGAAGTTCAGCGCTCTGTGCAGTTGCTTCTGAAAACTAGTGATGACAATGATGCAAGAAAGGCTGCAAGGGATGACTTTGATGAAGATGATCATGATGAAGATAGTGATGATAGGGAAGATGATCTTGAGGATAATGACACACTGTTGAGAGATATTGGAGCATCATGTTTTTCAAAGAGGATGAAGCCAGGGTTGGTCTGTGAAGATGTGAGCTTTAGAAACTCTTGGGGCTCTCAAAATAATCCTAGAAGACCTCATTCTCAGAGCATTTCTTTTGATGTGAACCAAGTGTTCCCTGAAGGGCCTACCACTCCTTGGGTACAGAAGCAGTTGATCAGGTCACGTTCAATTCAGTTGGAAGAACAAAAGTTGCAGATTCAAGCAGAGATGCTAGAGATTGAAAAGCAACAATTCAAGTGGAAGTGTTTTCGTAAGAAGAAAGATAGGGAATTGGATAAGATGAGAATACAAAATGAAAGGATGAAGCTTGAGAATGAACGCCTGGCATTGGAGCTGAAGCGCAGAGAGTTAGAGCTGGATCTTAATTGA